A genomic region of Chlorobaculum parvum NCIB 8327 contains the following coding sequences:
- the ftsA gene encoding cell division protein FtsA, with protein sequence MLKSNIVIGLDIGTTKVCVVVAEKDDLGKLNVLGKGRANSEGLQRATVVNINKTVDAISKAVADAERESSIKIKGVNVGISGAHVHCIYSNSEVSVNQSGIVNESDVRRFLEKAKTNIRYLDIDHEIIHVIPQEFIVDDQEGVLDPIGMAGMIMRGSAYIVVGLRTKIRNIKQCIEKAGLEVNAMTFEPVASGLAVMKESEKRSGTVVIDIGGGTTEVAIYIDGAIRYSEVIKVAANDVTHDVAFGVKALNDVAEDVKIRYGCAWTKLLEEDEEITIDGIEGRPRKSLPKSSLTVIIEARMMEIFELVRDIIKRSGYYEYLNAGAIITGGGSLLPGTVELARDILGLDVRTGYPEGVSGGIKDAVNNPMYATVMGLVAHSLENSLYQEHGMAEPSSAGQQAAACDLPQSDSAAAGADPSQESQQPAGNKFVDRLKKFWDQL encoded by the coding sequence ATGCTCAAGAGCAATATTGTAATCGGTCTCGATATAGGTACTACCAAGGTTTGCGTCGTTGTCGCGGAAAAGGATGATCTCGGCAAGCTCAACGTTCTCGGCAAGGGGCGCGCCAACTCCGAGGGGTTGCAGCGGGCCACAGTCGTTAACATCAACAAAACCGTCGATGCCATCAGCAAGGCGGTAGCCGATGCCGAGCGCGAGTCCTCAATCAAAATCAAAGGCGTGAATGTCGGTATTTCCGGCGCGCATGTCCACTGCATCTACAGTAACTCCGAAGTCAGCGTCAACCAGTCGGGCATCGTCAACGAGTCCGATGTGCGGCGCTTCCTCGAAAAGGCCAAGACCAACATCCGCTATCTCGACATCGACCACGAAATCATCCACGTTATTCCGCAGGAGTTCATCGTCGATGACCAGGAGGGGGTGCTCGATCCGATCGGCATGGCCGGTATGATCATGCGCGGCAGCGCCTATATCGTTGTCGGGCTTCGCACCAAGATCCGCAACATCAAGCAGTGTATCGAGAAGGCGGGCCTCGAAGTCAATGCCATGACCTTCGAGCCGGTCGCTTCAGGGCTGGCCGTGATGAAGGAGAGTGAGAAGCGGAGCGGTACGGTGGTGATCGACATCGGCGGTGGCACGACCGAGGTTGCCATCTACATCGACGGCGCGATCCGCTACTCCGAGGTGATCAAGGTGGCCGCCAACGACGTGACGCACGATGTGGCCTTCGGCGTCAAGGCGCTCAACGACGTGGCCGAAGATGTCAAGATCCGCTACGGCTGCGCCTGGACGAAGCTGCTCGAAGAGGATGAGGAAATTACGATCGATGGCATCGAGGGACGGCCACGCAAATCCTTGCCGAAAAGTTCGCTCACGGTCATTATCGAAGCGCGCATGATGGAGATTTTCGAGCTTGTGCGCGACATCATCAAGCGCTCGGGCTACTACGAGTATCTGAACGCGGGAGCGATCATCACCGGCGGGGGCTCGCTTTTGCCGGGCACCGTGGAGCTGGCCAGGGATATTCTTGGCCTCGATGTGCGTACCGGCTATCCCGAAGGGGTGTCTGGCGGCATCAAGGATGCGGTCAACAATCCGATGTATGCAACCGTCATGGGGCTGGTGGCTCATTCGCTCGAAAACAGTCTGTATCAGGAGCACGGTATGGCCGAGCCTTCGTCTGCCGGTCAGCAAGCGGCAGCTTGCGATTTACCGCAGTCAGATTCGGCGGCCGCAGGGGCCGACCCTTCTCAGGAGTCGCAACAACCTGCGGGCAACAAGTTTGTCGATCGGCTCAAGAAGTTCTGGGATCAGTTATAG
- a CDS encoding cell division protein FtsQ/DivIB, giving the protein MENQEHERWHEEPLNELPGNEPELPEADHSAPRSGKLRRLFGATPVIMIMVVLLLMAVAALAWYATQWKQGVAVERVVVSGASLIPASDLDKRLARFRNRPLEEVRIDDVRRALSSEPWIGSMTVSKELNGILRVVIEERRPAALLVEGEHYRVIDTEGFVLPDEGVSSRFHRLVKVSGAGRLGSAPGRGVNRLNEGDRQLLFVLIDAFAAAPHAGLLLSEIHLAPDNRTWFSVAGSPIRFVVGNAGNFKEKLKKFEIFWQQVVAKKGIDCYESVDLRFRDRVFASEPESEAEPAAP; this is encoded by the coding sequence ATGGAAAACCAGGAGCATGAACGCTGGCATGAGGAGCCGCTGAACGAGCTGCCCGGCAACGAGCCCGAGCTGCCCGAAGCAGACCACTCGGCGCCCCGCTCAGGCAAGCTCCGTCGCCTGTTCGGCGCTACGCCGGTCATCATGATTATGGTCGTGCTGTTGCTCATGGCCGTCGCCGCACTGGCCTGGTACGCGACCCAGTGGAAGCAGGGCGTCGCCGTCGAACGGGTGGTCGTCAGCGGCGCAAGCCTCATCCCTGCATCCGATCTGGATAAGCGGCTTGCGCGTTTCAGGAACCGGCCGCTTGAAGAGGTCAGAATCGACGATGTTCGCCGGGCGCTCTCTTCCGAGCCCTGGATCGGGAGCATGACAGTCAGCAAGGAGCTGAACGGCATCCTGCGGGTGGTTATCGAAGAGCGCCGACCGGCAGCACTGCTTGTCGAGGGTGAGCATTACCGCGTTATCGATACTGAAGGGTTCGTGCTTCCCGATGAAGGGGTTTCGAGCCGCTTTCACCGTCTGGTGAAGGTGTCGGGTGCCGGGCGTCTTGGCTCAGCCCCCGGCAGAGGTGTGAATCGCCTGAATGAGGGTGATCGCCAACTGCTGTTCGTCTTGATTGATGCGTTTGCTGCAGCACCTCATGCGGGCCTGCTGCTTTCGGAAATTCATCTCGCGCCAGACAACCGTACCTGGTTTTCCGTAGCTGGTTCTCCCATTCGGTTTGTTGTCGGCAATGCGGGGAATTTCAAGGAAAAATTGAAAAAATTCGAGATATTCTGGCAACAGGTTGTAGCCAAAAAAGGTATAGATTGTTACGAGTCGGTCGATCTTCGTTTCCGGGACAGGGTGTTCGCCAGCGAACCGGAGTCTGAGGCAGAGCCTGCAGCGCCATAG